Proteins encoded within one genomic window of Desulfovibrio sp. X2:
- a CDS encoding ABC transporter substrate-binding protein: MRRITFILAAVLCLVMAAGAVAHAGKLEEIKQRGTLICGVKDSVVPFGFVDEKTNQLVGFDVDICKYIADKLGVKLELKPVTSATRIPMLTQGSVDLVAATMTHKFERDDVIDFSITYFMDGQKLLVKKGSGIKSAADLKGKKVGTAKGSTSEQNIKDAQPDCQVISFEGYPQAFLALKQGKVAAVTTDSTILLGLKNSDENPNEWEIVGDYISAEPYGLGLPENDSKFRDFVNKSLAEMWISGDYAKTYNKWFGKDTKYYLPLTWKMEIWPM; the protein is encoded by the coding sequence ATGCGCAGAATCACGTTCATCCTGGCTGCGGTCCTCTGCCTGGTCATGGCCGCGGGCGCCGTTGCCCACGCGGGCAAGCTGGAAGAGATCAAGCAGCGCGGCACGCTCATCTGCGGCGTCAAGGACTCCGTCGTGCCCTTCGGCTTCGTGGACGAGAAGACCAACCAGCTGGTCGGCTTCGACGTGGACATCTGCAAGTACATCGCAGACAAGCTGGGCGTGAAGCTCGAGCTCAAGCCCGTCACCTCCGCCACCCGCATCCCCATGCTCACCCAGGGCTCCGTGGACCTGGTGGCCGCCACCATGACCCACAAGTTCGAGCGTGACGACGTCATCGACTTCTCCATCACCTACTTCATGGACGGCCAGAAGCTGCTCGTGAAGAAGGGCTCCGGCATCAAGTCCGCCGCTGACCTGAAGGGCAAGAAGGTCGGCACTGCCAAGGGTTCCACCTCCGAGCAGAACATCAAGGACGCGCAGCCCGACTGCCAGGTCATCTCCTTCGAGGGCTACCCGCAGGCCTTCCTGGCTCTGAAGCAGGGCAAGGTCGCCGCCGTGACCACGGACTCGACCATCCTGCTGGGCCTGAAGAACAGCGACGAGAACCCGAACGAGTGGGAGATCGTGGGCGACTACATCTCCGCCGAGCCCTACGGCCTCGGCCTGCCCGAGAACGACTCCAAGTTCCGCGACTTCGTGAACAAGTCCCTGGCCGAGATGTGGATCTCCGGCGACTACGCCAAGACCTACAACAAGTGGTTCGGCAAGGATACCAAGTACTACCTGCCCCTGACCTGGAAGATGGAAATCTGGCCCATGTAG
- a CDS encoding amino acid ABC transporter permease, with amino-acid sequence MAYSFDWNLVLHGKYGQWILEGTLKTLHISAVAILFSVLLGTLIAVFRLSRVRVLEWIALAFTEFFRNTPLLVQIFFWYFGSAAVLPDFVNQWLYNHDFEFAAGVIALTVYTAAFIAEEIRSGIFSIPKTQLEASRACGLSFLQAMRYVILPQAFRIIVPPLISQFLNLIKNSSLCMTIGVMELTYMTRQIESYTFHGFEAFTVATLIYLVISLVVSLVITQYNRLFLRQIRY; translated from the coding sequence GTGGCCTACTCATTCGACTGGAATCTCGTCCTGCACGGCAAGTACGGACAGTGGATCCTCGAGGGCACCCTCAAGACGCTCCACATCTCGGCCGTGGCCATCCTCTTCTCCGTGCTCCTGGGCACCCTCATCGCCGTGTTCAGGCTGTCCCGGGTCAGGGTTCTCGAGTGGATAGCGCTGGCCTTCACGGAATTCTTCCGCAACACCCCGCTGCTGGTGCAGATCTTTTTCTGGTATTTCGGCTCAGCGGCGGTCCTGCCCGATTTCGTCAACCAGTGGCTCTACAACCACGATTTCGAGTTCGCGGCCGGAGTCATCGCCCTCACCGTCTATACCGCGGCCTTCATCGCCGAGGAGATCCGCTCGGGCATCTTCTCCATCCCGAAGACCCAGCTCGAGGCCTCGCGCGCCTGCGGCCTGTCCTTCCTGCAGGCCATGCGCTACGTCATCCTGCCGCAGGCCTTCAGGATCATCGTGCCGCCGCTCATCTCGCAGTTCCTGAACCTGATCAAGAACTCCTCGCTGTGCATGACCATCGGCGTCATGGAGCTGACCTACATGACGCGCCAGATCGAGTCCTACACCTTCCACGGCTTCGAGGCGTTCACCGTGGCCACGCTCATCTATCTGGTGATCTCGCTCGTGGTCTCCCTCGTCATCACACAGTACAACCGCCTCTTCCTCAGGCAGATCCGGTACTAA